From a single Ciconia boyciana chromosome 4, ASM3463844v1, whole genome shotgun sequence genomic region:
- the LOC140651169 gene encoding aquaporin-3-like, translating into MGRQKDVLATIEEHLRIRKKLVRQVLAECLGTLILVLFGCGSVAQIVLSRGTHGGFLTVNLAFGFAVTLGILISGQVSGGHLNPAVTFAMCFLAREPWIKLPIYALAQTLGAFLGAGIVFGLYYDAIWAFGSNQLYVTGQNATAGIFATYPSQHLDVVNGFFDQFIGTASLIVCVLAIVDPYNNPVPTGLEAFTVGFVVLVIGTSMGFNSGYAVNPARDFGPRLFTAIAGWGTEVFWTGKQWWWVPIVAPFLGAIAGVMVYQLMIGCHDEPSPPASEQETVKLANVKHKERV; encoded by the exons ATGGGGAGGCAAAAGGATGTTCTTGCTACTATTGAGGAGCATCTGAGGATCAGAAAGAAATTAGTCCGGCAAGTGCTGGCTGAGTGCCTGGGGACACTGATCCTGGTG CTGTTTGGCTGTGGATCTGTTGCGCAGATTGTGCTCAGCAGAGGGACTCATGGAGGTTTCCTGACCGTGAACCTAGCCTTCGGCTTCGCTGTGACGCTCGGCATTTTGATCTCAGGACAGGTATCAG GTGGACATCTGAACCCAGCTGTCACTTTTGCCATGTGCTTCTTGGCCCGGGAGCCCTGGATCAAGCTACCAATTTATGCCCTGGCCCAAACCCTGGGGGCTTTCCTGGGAGCTGGCATAGTCTTTGGGCTGTACTATG ATGCCATCTGGGCTTTTGGCAGCAACCAGCTGTATGTAACAGGACAGAATGCCACTGCTGGTATCTTTGCCACCTACCCGTCTCAGCATCTGGATGTTGTGAATGGATTCTTTGACCAG TTCATTGGCACAGCCTCCCTGATTGTTTGTGTCTTGGCTATTGTTGATCCCTACAACAACCCTGTCCCCACGGGGCTGGAGGCTTTCACAGTTGGCTTTGTTGTCCTTGTTATTGGAACCTCCATGGGCTTCAACTCTGGCTACGCTGTCAACCCTGCCAGGGACTTTGGGCCTCGTCTCTTCACAGCCATTGCTGGCTGGGGCACTGAAGTGTTCTG gactGGTAAACAGTGGTGGTGGGTTCCAATTGTTGCTCCTTTTCTTGGGGCCATTGCAGGAGTGATGGTCTATCAGCTGATGATTGGATGTCATGATGAGCCTTCTCCACCTGCCTCTGAGCAGGAAACAGTCAAGCTGGCTAATGTGAAGCACAAGGAAAGGGTCTGA